The Campylobacter concisus genome window below encodes:
- the rpoB gene encoding DNA-directed RNA polymerase subunit beta: MLNSLYSGNRLRVDFSNVVKEIDVPNLLQLQKKSFDNFLNLNNNQTESGIEKVFKSIFPIHDPQNRLTLEYVGSEIGKPKYTIRECIERGLTYSVNLKMKIRLIVHEKDDKTGDKVGVKDIKEQEIFIREIPLMTDRISFIINGVERVVVNQLHRSPGVIFKQEESATVANKLIYTAQIIPDRGSWLHFEYDTKDILYVRINKRRKVPVTILFRALGYKKQDIIKLFYPIQNLIIKNNKFLTLFNPEDYLGRVEYDIKNEDGEILHQAGKRLTKKKADKLIEDGVKFVEYPVEALIGRYLANPVINTESGEILYDTLSALDENKLAKILAEHESIEIINNSAAGVDDAIINSFIADNDMLKVLKQTEGVDDENDLAAIRIYKVMRPGEPVVKEAAKSFVNDMLFNPERYDLTKVGRMKMNHKLSLDVPEYVTLLTSEDIIKTAKYLIKVKNGQGHIDDRDHLGNRRIRSIGELLASELHLGFVKMQKAIRDKFTSLSNNTEEIMPYDLINPKMITATIMEFFTGGQLSQFMDQTNPLSEVTHKRRLSALGEGGLVKERAGFEVRDVHPTHYGRICPVETPEGQNIGLINTLSTYAKVNDLGFVEAPYKKVIDGKVTDEIVYLTATQEEGNVIAPASTKLDENGHIVEDLIEVRKDGEMMLARREDVTLIDLCSGMIAGVAASLIPFLEHDDANRALMGSNMQRQAVPLLRSTAPIVGTGMESVIARDAWESVKAKRSGVVEKVDNKNIFILGEDEAGPYIDHYSLEKNLRTNQNTTFSQHPIVKKGDEIVAGQIIADGPSMEKGELAIGKNALIAFMPWNGYNYEDAIVISEKMIREDAFTSVHIYEKEIEARELKDGVEEITKDIPNVKEEELMHLDESGIVKIGTEIKPGMILVGKVSPKGEVKPTPEERLLRAIFGEKAGHVVNKSLYASASMEGVVVDVKIFTKKGYEKDSRTNKAYEEEKTLLEKEHHDRLLMLDREEMLKVTALLSKNPLASDQEVNKKEYKKGSKINKADLENINRFTLNAIVKSFSKDIQKKYDELKNYFQNEKKKLKEEHDAKIEILEKDDILPSGVVKLVKVYIATKRKLKVGDKMAGRHGNKGIVSNIVREVDMPYLPSGQIVDIVLNPLGVPSRMNIGQILESHLGLVGYRLGEQINEIFETKKGEWIKELRAKMIEIAGVAKLMDAKKALGKMSDEKLLEYAKDWSNGVRFATPIFEGVKADEFAKLFEMAKIDSDGKTELYDGRTGSKIRERVNVGCMYMLKLHHLVDEKVHARSTGPYSLVTQQPVGGKALFGGQRFGEMEVWALEAYGAAHTLREMLTVKSDDVEGRLSAYKALTRGENVPETGIPETFFVLTNELKSLALDVEVYDEDETNETN, encoded by the coding sequence ATGTTAAATAGCTTATACTCAGGAAATCGTCTTAGGGTTGACTTCTCTAATGTCGTTAAGGAGATAGACGTTCCGAACCTACTACAACTACAAAAAAAGAGCTTTGATAATTTTTTAAATCTAAATAACAATCAAACAGAAAGCGGTATAGAAAAAGTTTTTAAATCAATCTTTCCAATACATGATCCGCAAAATCGTTTGACTTTAGAATATGTTGGCTCAGAAATTGGAAAACCAAAATATACAATTAGAGAGTGTATAGAAAGAGGTCTTACATACTCTGTAAATTTAAAGATGAAAATACGTCTTATCGTTCATGAGAAAGATGATAAGACAGGTGATAAAGTTGGTGTTAAAGATATAAAAGAACAAGAAATTTTTATACGTGAAATTCCACTAATGACTGATAGAATTTCATTTATTATAAATGGTGTTGAGCGCGTTGTTGTAAATCAACTCCACAGAAGTCCAGGTGTTATTTTTAAACAAGAAGAGAGCGCGACTGTTGCAAATAAATTAATTTATACAGCCCAAATAATACCAGACCGTGGCTCTTGGCTACATTTTGAATATGACACAAAAGATATTTTATATGTTAGGATAAATAAACGCAGAAAAGTACCAGTAACTATATTATTTAGAGCACTTGGATATAAAAAACAAGACATCATTAAGTTGTTTTATCCGATACAAAATTTAATTATTAAAAATAACAAATTCTTAACTCTTTTTAATCCTGAAGATTATTTGGGAAGAGTTGAATATGATATAAAAAACGAAGATGGAGAAATTCTTCATCAAGCAGGCAAACGTCTAACTAAGAAAAAAGCTGATAAGTTGATTGAAGATGGCGTAAAATTTGTTGAATACCCAGTTGAAGCACTTATTGGTAGATATTTGGCAAATCCTGTAATAAATACAGAGAGTGGAGAAATTTTATATGATACACTATCTGCTCTTGACGAGAATAAACTTGCGAAAATTTTAGCTGAGCATGAAAGTATTGAGATTATAAATAACTCTGCTGCTGGTGTTGATGATGCAATAATAAATTCTTTCATAGCTGACAACGATATGCTTAAGGTTTTAAAACAAACTGAGGGCGTGGATGACGAAAACGATCTTGCGGCTATTAGAATTTATAAGGTTATGAGACCAGGAGAGCCAGTTGTAAAAGAGGCCGCAAAGAGTTTTGTAAATGATATGCTATTTAACCCTGAGAGATATGATTTAACAAAAGTTGGTCGTATGAAAATGAATCATAAGCTCTCTCTTGATGTGCCAGAATACGTTACTTTACTAACAAGTGAAGATATTATAAAAACTGCAAAATATCTTATAAAAGTTAAAAATGGACAAGGTCACATTGATGACCGCGACCATCTTGGTAACCGCCGTATAAGGTCAATCGGTGAGCTACTTGCTAGCGAACTTCACCTCGGTTTTGTAAAGATGCAAAAGGCTATCCGCGATAAATTTACAAGCTTAAGCAATAATACTGAAGAGATTATGCCATACGACCTCATTAATCCAAAAATGATTACTGCTACGATTATGGAATTTTTTACAGGCGGTCAGCTAAGCCAGTTTATGGATCAGACAAACCCACTTAGTGAAGTTACTCACAAGCGCCGTCTATCCGCACTTGGTGAAGGCGGTTTAGTAAAAGAACGTGCTGGCTTTGAGGTGCGTGACGTTCACCCAACCCACTATGGTAGAATTTGTCCGGTTGAGACTCCAGAAGGCCAAAATATTGGTCTTATAAATACGCTTTCAACCTATGCAAAAGTGAATGATCTTGGCTTTGTTGAAGCACCTTACAAAAAAGTTATAGATGGTAAAGTGACTGATGAGATAGTTTATTTAACTGCAACTCAAGAAGAGGGCAATGTTATAGCTCCAGCATCAACTAAGCTTGATGAAAATGGACACATCGTTGAGGACTTGATTGAGGTTAGAAAAGATGGCGAGATGATGCTTGCCCGTAGAGAAGATGTTACTTTGATCGACCTTTGTTCTGGTATGATAGCTGGTGTTGCGGCTTCACTTATTCCATTCCTAGAGCATGATGATGCTAACCGTGCTCTCATGGGTTCAAATATGCAACGTCAGGCAGTGCCACTACTTCGCTCAACTGCTCCTATTGTTGGAACAGGTATGGAGAGCGTTATCGCAAGAGATGCATGGGAAAGTGTAAAAGCAAAACGTAGTGGTGTGGTTGAAAAGGTTGATAATAAAAATATATTCATTTTAGGCGAAGACGAAGCTGGTCCATATATCGATCATTACTCTTTGGAGAAAAATTTAAGAACAAACCAAAATACGACTTTTTCTCAACATCCGATAGTTAAAAAAGGCGATGAGATCGTTGCCGGTCAAATAATTGCTGACGGCCCAAGTATGGAAAAAGGCGAGCTAGCTATCGGTAAAAATGCACTAATTGCATTTATGCCTTGGAATGGCTACAACTACGAGGACGCGATCGTCATTAGCGAAAAAATGATACGTGAAGATGCCTTTACGAGCGTTCATATTTATGAAAAAGAGATCGAAGCTCGTGAGCTAAAAGATGGCGTTGAAGAGATAACAAAAGATATACCAAATGTCAAAGAAGAGGAGCTTATGCACCTTGATGAGAGTGGTATTGTCAAAATTGGTACAGAGATTAAGCCTGGTATGATCCTTGTTGGCAAAGTATCTCCAAAAGGCGAAGTTAAACCAACTCCAGAAGAGAGACTATTACGTGCGATCTTTGGTGAAAAGGCTGGCCACGTGGTAAATAAATCGCTCTACGCTTCAGCTTCGATGGAAGGCGTGGTTGTTGATGTTAAAATTTTCACCAAAAAAGGTTATGAAAAAGATAGCAGAACAAATAAAGCTTACGAAGAAGAGAAGACTCTTTTAGAAAAAGAACATCACGATAGACTACTTATGCTAGACCGCGAAGAGATGCTAAAAGTTACAGCACTTCTTTCTAAAAATCCACTAGCAAGTGATCAAGAGGTAAATAAAAAAGAGTATAAAAAGGGCTCAAAGATCAATAAGGCCGATCTTGAAAATATAAATAGGTTTACTCTAAATGCTATCGTTAAAAGCTTTTCAAAAGATATTCAAAAGAAATATGACGAGCTAAAAAATTACTTCCAAAATGAGAAGAAAAAGCTCAAAGAAGAGCATGATGCTAAGATAGAAATTTTAGAAAAAGATGACATTTTACCAAGTGGCGTTGTAAAACTTGTAAAGGTTTATATAGCTACAAAACGCAAACTAAAAGTCGGCGATAAGATGGCTGGACGTCACGGTAACAAAGGTATCGTTTCAAATATAGTTAGAGAAGTAGATATGCCTTATCTTCCAAGTGGTCAGATCGTAGACATCGTGCTAAACCCACTTGGTGTTCCAAGCCGTATGAACATCGGTCAAATTTTAGAGAGCCATCTTGGTCTTGTTGGTTACCGCTTAGGTGAGCAGATCAATGAAATTTTTGAAACCAAAAAAGGCGAGTGGATAAAAGAGCTAAGAGCCAAGATGATAGAGATAGCAGGTGTTGCTAAGCTAATGGACGCTAAAAAAGCTCTTGGTAAGATGAGCGATGAGAAGCTTCTTGAATATGCAAAAGATTGGAGTAATGGCGTAAGATTTGCAACCCCGATTTTTGAAGGCGTTAAGGCTGACGAATTTGCAAAACTATTTGAGATGGCAAAGATAGATAGCGATGGTAAAACTGAGCTATACGATGGACGCACAGGCTCAAAGATAAGAGAACGTGTTAATGTTGGTTGTATGTATATGCTAAAACTTCATCACTTGGTTGATGAGAAAGTCCACGCAAGAAGCACTGGACCATATAGCCTTGTTACACAGCAACCTGTCGGCGGTAAGGCGCTATTTGGCGGTCAAAGGTTTGGTGAGATGGAGGTTTGGGCACTTGAGGCTTACGGTGCCGCCCATACACTAAGAGAGATGCTAACTGTAAAATCAGACGATGTTGAGGGAAGACTATCTGCTTATAAAGCTTTAACAAGAGGTGAAAACGTTCCTGAGACTGGTATCCCTGAGACGTTCTTTGTTCTAACAAACGAGCTAAAATCACTAGCTCTTGATGTAGAAGTATATGATGAGGATGAGACAAATGAAACTAACTAA
- the rplL gene encoding 50S ribosomal protein L7/L12: protein MAITKEDVLEFISNLSVLELSELVKEFEEKFGVSAAPVMVAGGAVAAGGAAAAAEEKTEFNIVLVDSGDKKINVIKVVRALTGLGLKEAKDAVEGTPSVLKEGVSKDEAEAAKKELEEAGAKVELK from the coding sequence ATGGCAATTACTAAAGAAGATGTATTAGAGTTTATATCTAATCTTTCTGTACTTGAGCTTAGTGAACTTGTAAAAGAGTTCGAAGAGAAATTTGGTGTTAGCGCTGCTCCTGTAATGGTAGCAGGTGGTGCTGTTGCAGCAGGTGGTGCAGCAGCTGCAGCAGAGGAAAAAACAGAATTTAACATTGTTTTGGTTGATTCTGGTGATAAGAAAATCAACGTTATTAAAGTTGTTAGAGCGCTTACTGGTCTTGGTCTTAAAGAAGCTAAAGACGCAGTTGAGGGAACACCATCTGTTCTTAAAGAAGGTGTTAGCAAAGATGAGGCTGAGGCAGCTAAAAAAGAGCTTGAAGAAGCTGGTGCTAAGGTTGAACTTAAATAA
- the rplJ gene encoding 50S ribosomal protein L10, which produces MTRNEKTEVVAKLESEFKTAEAIVVCDYRGLSVKKLEVLRNSAKEQNVKVQVIKNTLANIALKNSDKVGMELKDTNIYLWSEDQLAVTKVAAKFEESNADLFKIKTAYIDGEVASVDKVKALSKMPSRDELIAMLLQVWNAPIQNFTIGLNALKEKKEQSA; this is translated from the coding sequence GTGACACGTAACGAAAAAACTGAAGTTGTTGCAAAATTAGAGAGTGAATTTAAAACTGCTGAAGCTATTGTAGTTTGTGACTATCGTGGCCTTTCAGTAAAGAAACTTGAAGTTTTAAGAAATTCTGCTAAAGAACAAAATGTAAAAGTTCAAGTTATTAAAAATACTCTTGCAAATATTGCTCTTAAAAATTCTGATAAAGTCGGAATGGAACTCAAAGATACAAATATATATCTTTGGAGTGAAGATCAATTAGCAGTAACTAAAGTAGCCGCAAAATTTGAAGAGTCTAATGCTGATCTTTTCAAAATAAAAACAGCTTATATTGATGGCGAAGTTGCTAGCGTTGATAAAGTTAAAGCTCTATCTAAAATGCCTAGCCGTGATGAGCTTATTGCGATGCTTTTACAAGTTTGGAATGCGCCAATTCAAAATTTCACAATTGGTTTGAATGCGCTTAAAGAGAAAAAAGAACAATCAGCTTAA
- the rplA gene encoding 50S ribosomal protein L1 → MGKTSKRFQELLKKVEQDKIYNLSEAIDTVKTLASAKFNETVEIALKLNVDPRHADQMVRGSVVLPAGTGKTVRVAVIAKDAKADEAKAAGADIVGADDLVEDIQKGIINFDVLIATPNLMGLVGKVGRILGPKGLMPNPKTGTVTMDVAQAVNNAKSGQVNFRVDKQGNIHAGLGKVNFTKEQLNENISTFIKAINKHKPATAKGRYVKNASLSLTMSPSIALDTQEVMDLK, encoded by the coding sequence ATGGGAAAAACTAGCAAGAGATTTCAAGAATTGCTCAAAAAAGTAGAGCAAGATAAAATTTATAACCTTAGCGAGGCTATTGATACAGTTAAAACTCTGGCTTCTGCTAAATTTAATGAAACGGTTGAGATTGCATTAAAATTAAATGTTGATCCAAGACATGCTGATCAAATGGTTCGTGGCTCAGTCGTTTTGCCGGCCGGTACAGGTAAAACTGTAAGAGTTGCTGTTATTGCTAAAGATGCTAAAGCTGATGAGGCAAAAGCAGCTGGTGCTGATATTGTTGGCGCAGATGATTTGGTCGAAGATATTCAAAAAGGTATAATAAATTTTGATGTTCTTATAGCTACTCCAAATTTAATGGGTCTTGTAGGTAAGGTCGGTAGAATTTTAGGACCAAAAGGATTAATGCCAAACCCAAAAACTGGCACAGTTACAATGGATGTTGCACAAGCTGTTAATAATGCAAAAAGCGGTCAAGTAAATTTTCGTGTTGATAAGCAAGGAAATATACATGCAGGTCTTGGTAAAGTTAATTTTACTAAAGAACAATTAAATGAAAATATTTCAACATTTATTAAAGCGATCAATAAACATAAGCCTGCAACCGCAAAGGGTAGATATGTTAAAAATGCTTCGTTGTCTTTGACAATGAGTCCATCTATAGCTCTTGATACTCAAGAAGTTATGGACTTAAAATAA
- the rplK gene encoding 50S ribosomal protein L11: MAKKVIGEIKLQIAATKANPSPPVGPALGQKGVNIMEFCKAFNERTKDMVGFNIPVVITVYADKSFTFITKQPPATDLIKKAAGITKGTDNPLKNKVGKLTKAQVLEIVEKKLVDLNTNDKEQAAKIIAGSARSMGVEVVD; the protein is encoded by the coding sequence ATGGCTAAAAAAGTTATAGGTGAAATAAAATTACAAATTGCTGCAACAAAAGCAAATCCTAGTCCACCAGTTGGTCCAGCTCTTGGACAAAAAGGTGTTAATATTATGGAATTTTGTAAAGCCTTTAATGAAAGAACAAAAGATATGGTTGGGTTTAATATTCCAGTTGTTATAACTGTTTATGCTGATAAAAGTTTTACATTTATCACAAAACAGCCTCCTGCTACAGATCTTATTAAAAAGGCTGCAGGTATAACAAAAGGAACTGATAATCCTTTAAAAAATAAAGTAGGCAAATTAACAAAAGCTCAAGTTCTAGAAATAGTTGAGAAAAAACTTGTTGATTTGAATACAAATGATAAAGAGCAAGCAGCCAAGATTATTGCTGGCTCAGCTCGCTCAATGGGTGTCGAAGTAGTAGACTAA
- the nusG gene encoding transcription termination/antitermination protein NusG: MSHKWYAIQTYAGSEMAVKRGIENLVKDHGIEDQLKEIIVPTEDVIEIKNGKQKINERTLYPGYAFACLDLDTALWHRIQSLPKVGRFIGEAKKPTPLSEKDINTILEKVQKRAAPKPKIFFEDGESVRITEGPFANFTGIVEEYDMIHGKLRLNVSIFGRSTPVDILYSQVEKII; the protein is encoded by the coding sequence ATGTCACATAAATGGTATGCTATACAGACTTACGCTGGAAGCGAAATGGCAGTAAAAAGAGGAATTGAAAACTTAGTAAAAGATCATGGAATAGAAGATCAACTAAAAGAAATTATAGTTCCTACAGAAGACGTAATAGAAATAAAAAATGGTAAGCAAAAAATCAACGAAAGAACTCTTTACCCAGGTTATGCTTTTGCGTGCTTAGATCTTGATACGGCTCTTTGGCACAGGATTCAATCTTTGCCAAAAGTTGGACGTTTTATTGGTGAGGCTAAAAAACCTACGCCATTATCTGAAAAAGATATAAATACTATTTTGGAAAAAGTTCAAAAAAGGGCTGCACCAAAACCTAAGATATTCTTTGAGGATGGTGAGAGTGTTCGTATAACAGAAGGTCCTTTTGCTAACTTTACAGGTATTGTTGAAGAATATGACATGATACATGGCAAACTTAGACTTAATGTTTCTATTTTTGGTAGAAGTACCCCTGTTGATATTTTGTATTCACAAGTTGAGAAGATAATTTAA
- the secE gene encoding preprotein translocase subunit SecE — MEKIINYIRLSKLEIMKVIYPTKEQIRNAFFAVFIVVAVVSLFLALVDVIMSFVLSKVI; from the coding sequence ATGGAAAAAATTATAAATTATATTAGGCTTTCTAAATTGGAAATAATGAAGGTTATTTATCCCACAAAAGAACAAATTAGAAATGCTTTTTTTGCAGTTTTTATCGTAGTTGCTGTTGTATCACTTTTTTTAGCTCTTGTTGATGTTATTATGTCCTTTGTTTTATCTAAAGTTATATGA
- the rpmG gene encoding 50S ribosomal protein L33 — MRIKIGLKCSESGDINYTTTKNSKTTTDKVELKKYCPRLKKHTIHKEVKLKS, encoded by the coding sequence ATGAGAATTAAAATTGGTTTAAAATGCTCTGAAAGTGGTGATATAAATTATACAACAACTAAAAATAGTAAAACTACTACGGATAAAGTTGAACTTAAAAAGTATTGCCCAAGATTAAAAAAACATACTATTCATAAAGAAGTTAAATTAAAAAGTTAA